One stretch of Prochlorococcus marinus XMU1402 DNA includes these proteins:
- the alr gene encoding alanine racemase — MQIRQSNQVFNFDKYATFEKDIDPKQRAWIEVKGKAIETNVRQLRSKLSKNCQFMAVVKADGYGHDAKVVSDYAIKGGASQLGVATLKEGIKLRSSGVIKPILILGNLYTKRDLIIAFKNDLMPTISGMRECLICNNIGKHFGLKFSLHLKVDTGMSRLGFECNKFVQNFEKITSFENIIIEGIYSHLSSADEDNSLNPKSSAQRQKFKFQELLKQIYVYKNHNIKIHLANSAAMLIKKDFHFDMVRVGLSMYGYSPLSKIDENLSLKPALFLKVKVAFIRIIDRGVSVSYGGKFVSSRKTKLAVLSIGYADGVPRNLSGKINVIHNNKLYPQVGSITMDQMMVDITGSNEINIGTTMVLLGSDGDKVISPVDWARESNTIPWEILCSFKNRLPRVQVD; from the coding sequence ATGCAAATTCGGCAATCAAATCAGGTTTTTAATTTCGATAAATATGCAACCTTTGAAAAAGATATAGATCCAAAACAAAGAGCATGGATTGAAGTTAAAGGTAAAGCAATAGAAACAAATGTAAGGCAGTTAAGATCGAAATTAAGTAAAAATTGTCAATTTATGGCAGTTGTAAAAGCTGATGGATATGGTCATGATGCAAAAGTAGTATCTGATTATGCTATTAAAGGTGGAGCTTCGCAATTAGGAGTTGCCACATTAAAAGAAGGGATTAAACTTCGTTCTTCAGGAGTTATAAAACCAATTCTTATTCTGGGCAATTTATATACGAAAAGAGATTTGATAATAGCCTTTAAAAATGACCTTATGCCAACTATTAGTGGTATGAGAGAGTGTTTAATTTGTAATAATATTGGGAAACACTTTGGGTTGAAATTTTCTTTACATCTGAAAGTTGATACTGGGATGTCAAGATTAGGATTTGAATGTAATAAATTTGTGCAAAATTTTGAAAAAATAACATCTTTCGAAAACATTATAATAGAGGGAATATATAGTCATTTATCCTCTGCAGATGAAGATAACTCATTAAATCCTAAAAGCAGTGCTCAGCGACAAAAATTCAAGTTTCAGGAATTATTAAAGCAAATTTACGTTTATAAAAATCACAATATCAAGATTCATTTAGCTAATTCTGCTGCCATGCTTATCAAAAAAGATTTTCATTTTGATATGGTACGTGTTGGTCTTTCTATGTATGGATATAGTCCTCTTTCAAAAATAGATGAAAATTTATCGCTCAAACCAGCTTTATTTTTGAAGGTCAAAGTAGCTTTTATAAGAATTATTGATCGAGGAGTAAGTGTAAGTTACGGAGGAAAATTTGTAAGTAGTAGAAAAACTAAGTTAGCTGTATTAAGTATTGGTTATGCAGATGGAGTTCCAAGAAATCTTTCAGGCAAGATAAACGTTATTCATAATAATAAACTATATCCCCAGGTTGGATCTATAACTATGGATCAAATGATGGTAGATATAACAGGTTCAAATGAAATAAATATTGGTACTACAATGGTATTACTGGGATCTGACGGAGACAAAGTAATTTCTCCTGTTGATTGGGCAAGAGAATCTAACACTATTCCATGGGAAATTCTTTGTTCTTTCAAAAATAGATTGCCGAGAGTTCAAGTTGATTAG